The Juglans microcarpa x Juglans regia isolate MS1-56 chromosome 2S, Jm3101_v1.0, whole genome shotgun sequence genome has a window encoding:
- the LOC121252551 gene encoding aspartic proteinase Asp1-like isoform X2, giving the protein MKQEKVGVLLLQVLVFALSLCEISSSSGSYFDQQQQYHRRKSMLPTEASSSLMLNRAGSSIVLPVDGNVYPIGFYNVTLNVGQPSKPYFLDPDTGSDLTWLQCEPCVQCTEAPHPPYRHTNNLVACKDPLCKSLHPTGDYKCETPEQCDYEIDYADGVSSMGFLVKDLFSLNLTNGGHLRPHLALGCGYDQSPSLFSHPSDGILGLGKGKSSIISQLSSQGLVRNVVGHCLSGRGGGYFFFGNDLYDASRVVWTSMSRDHREHYSPGFAELIFGGKPTGIRNLLVVFDSGSSYTYLTSKAYEAVTSLVKKELPRKHLREALDDKTLPYCWSGRRRFKSIEDVVKYFKPLALSFANGGKAKHFAIPPEAYLIISSKGNVCLGILNGTEAGQSLNIIGDISMLGKMVIYDNEKQLIGWVSDKCDRLPKPKTVGIW; this is encoded by the exons ATGAAGCAAGAGAAGGTGGGGGTGTTGCTGCTGCAAGTGCTGGTGTTTGCGCTGAGTTTATGCGAGATATCATCGTCATCAGGTTCTTACTTTGATCAGCAGCAGCAGTATCATAGGAGGAAGTCTATGCTACCAACGGAAGCGTCGTCGTCCCTGATGCTCAATCGAGCTGGTTCCTCCATTGTGCTTCCCGTTGACGGGAACGTGTATCCTATTGG GTTCTATAACGTTACCCTCAACGTAGGACAGCCATCAAAGCCATACTTCCTTGATCCTGATACCGGCAGTGACCTCACATGGCTCCAGTGCGAGCCCTGTGTTCAGTGCACTGAG GCTCCCCATCCACCTTACAGGCACACTAACAACCTGGTAGCCTGTAAGGACCCTCTTTGTAAATCCTTGCACCCAACCGGTGACTACAAATGCGAAACCCCAGAACAATGTGACTATGAGATTGATTATGCAGATGGTGTTTCATCCATGGGGTTCCTTGTCAAGGATTTGTTTTCCCTCAACTTAACAAATGGAGGACACCTTAGACCTCATCTAGCCCTTGG ATGTGGATATGATCAGAGTCCCAGTCTATTTTCTCATCCCTCTGATGGAATACTTGGCCTTGGCAAGGGAAAGTCCAGCATTATATCACAACTTAGCAGTCAGGGTTTGGTGAGAAATGTCGTCGGACATTGTTTAAGTGGCCGAGGCGGAGGATATTTCTTCTTTGGGAATGACCTTTATGATGCTTCACGTGTGGTTTGGACATCAATGTCACGCGATCATCG CGAACATTACTCACCGGGGTTTGCAGAACTGATATTTGGAGGGAAGCCTACTGGAATTAGAAATTTACTTGTAGTTTTTGACAGTGGGAGCTCCTACACCTACCTAACTTCCAAGGCTTATGAAGCAGTAACTTCTTTG GTGAAGAAAGAATTACCTAGAAAGCACTTAAGAGAAGCATTGGATGACAAAACTCTCCCATACTGTTGGAGTGGTCGAAGACGATTCAAAAGCATAGAAGATGTAGTGAAATACTTCAAGCCCTTAGCATTGAGCTTTGCCAATGGTGGGAAAGCTAAACATTTTGCAATCCCCCCAGAAGCTTATCTGATTATCTCA TCTAAGGGTAACGTGTGCTTGGGAATTCTAAATGGAACAGAAGCAGGGCAGAGTCTGAACATCATTGGAG acaTATCAATGCTGGGGAAGATGGTGATCTATGACAATGAGAAGCAGTTGATTGGATGGGTGTCAGACAAGTGTGATCGGCTTCCAAAACCTAAAACTGTTGGGATTTGGTGA
- the LOC121252551 gene encoding aspartic proteinase Asp1-like isoform X1, whose product MKQEKVGVLLLQVLVFALSLCEISSSSGSYFDQQQQYHRRKSMLPTEASSSLMLNRAGSSIVLPVDGNVYPIGFYNVTLNVGQPSKPYFLDPDTGSDLTWLQCEPCVQCTEAPHPPYRHTNNLVACKDPLCKSLHPTGDYKCETPEQCDYEIDYADGVSSMGFLVKDLFSLNLTNGGHLRPHLALGCGYDQSPSLFSHPSDGILGLGKGKSSIISQLSSQGLVRNVVGHCLSGRGGGYFFFGNDLYDASRVVWTSMSRDHREHYSPGFAELIFGGKPTGIRNLLVVFDSGSSYTYLTSKAYEAVTSLVKKELPRKHLREALDDKTLPYCWSGRRRFKSIEDVVKYFKPLALSFANGGKAKHFAIPPEAYLIISVSPTFIFSSVLFDLCLSSKQVTVYQNTQTTCLLQSKGNVCLGILNGTEAGQSLNIIGDISMLGKMVIYDNEKQLIGWVSDKCDRLPKPKTVGIW is encoded by the exons ATGAAGCAAGAGAAGGTGGGGGTGTTGCTGCTGCAAGTGCTGGTGTTTGCGCTGAGTTTATGCGAGATATCATCGTCATCAGGTTCTTACTTTGATCAGCAGCAGCAGTATCATAGGAGGAAGTCTATGCTACCAACGGAAGCGTCGTCGTCCCTGATGCTCAATCGAGCTGGTTCCTCCATTGTGCTTCCCGTTGACGGGAACGTGTATCCTATTGG GTTCTATAACGTTACCCTCAACGTAGGACAGCCATCAAAGCCATACTTCCTTGATCCTGATACCGGCAGTGACCTCACATGGCTCCAGTGCGAGCCCTGTGTTCAGTGCACTGAG GCTCCCCATCCACCTTACAGGCACACTAACAACCTGGTAGCCTGTAAGGACCCTCTTTGTAAATCCTTGCACCCAACCGGTGACTACAAATGCGAAACCCCAGAACAATGTGACTATGAGATTGATTATGCAGATGGTGTTTCATCCATGGGGTTCCTTGTCAAGGATTTGTTTTCCCTCAACTTAACAAATGGAGGACACCTTAGACCTCATCTAGCCCTTGG ATGTGGATATGATCAGAGTCCCAGTCTATTTTCTCATCCCTCTGATGGAATACTTGGCCTTGGCAAGGGAAAGTCCAGCATTATATCACAACTTAGCAGTCAGGGTTTGGTGAGAAATGTCGTCGGACATTGTTTAAGTGGCCGAGGCGGAGGATATTTCTTCTTTGGGAATGACCTTTATGATGCTTCACGTGTGGTTTGGACATCAATGTCACGCGATCATCG CGAACATTACTCACCGGGGTTTGCAGAACTGATATTTGGAGGGAAGCCTACTGGAATTAGAAATTTACTTGTAGTTTTTGACAGTGGGAGCTCCTACACCTACCTAACTTCCAAGGCTTATGAAGCAGTAACTTCTTTG GTGAAGAAAGAATTACCTAGAAAGCACTTAAGAGAAGCATTGGATGACAAAACTCTCCCATACTGTTGGAGTGGTCGAAGACGATTCAAAAGCATAGAAGATGTAGTGAAATACTTCAAGCCCTTAGCATTGAGCTTTGCCAATGGTGGGAAAGCTAAACATTTTGCAATCCCCCCAGAAGCTTATCTGATTATCTCAGTAAGTCCCACCTTTATTTTCTCCTCTGTTCTTTTCGATCTATGTCTCAGTAGCAAGCAAGTCACTGTGTATCAAAACACTCAAACAACATGTTTATTGCAGTCTAAGGGTAACGTGTGCTTGGGAATTCTAAATGGAACAGAAGCAGGGCAGAGTCTGAACATCATTGGAG acaTATCAATGCTGGGGAAGATGGTGATCTATGACAATGAGAAGCAGTTGATTGGATGGGTGTCAGACAAGTGTGATCGGCTTCCAAAACCTAAAACTGTTGGGATTTGGTGA